Proteins co-encoded in one Conger conger chromosome 4, fConCon1.1, whole genome shotgun sequence genomic window:
- the si:ch211-140b10.6 gene encoding protein POLR1D-like: protein MADEQDLERKAVEELLREAARARIRAETIGPAGWARCPLRSTNKRFLLNTLRKTTLQQRTERAGSSRDGRQTTEPWFRRPQRVWASDDTRSRSPVKTQATRRTLSPKNSHVQTHHNDRHRHIHRPTITAHTPTNRLTNHNDKCTDRSTKMTDTHRQVRVTNKHTHSATKQAPSSSHK from the exons GAAAGCAGTGGAAGAGCTGCTTCGGGAAGCTGCCCGAGCCAGGATACGAGCTGAGACAATCGGCCCTGCTGGATG GGCAAGGTGTCCACTGCGCAGCACTAACAAACGCTTCCTACTTAACACCCTTCGAAAAACTACGCTGCAGCAACGCACAGAGCGTGCAGGATCCAGCAGAGATGGGAGGCAGACCACTGAACCTTGGTTCAGGAGACCTCAGCGGGTGTGGGCCAGTGACGACACTCGCTCCCGTTCCCCCGTTAAAACTCAGGCAACCCGCAGGACTCTCTCACCGAAAAACTCACATGTACAAACCCACCACaatgacagacacagacacatacacagaccaaccataacagcacacacacctacaaacagaTTGACCAACCATAATGACAAATGCACAGACCGCTCAACCAAaatgacagacacacatagacaggtCAGGgtgacaaataaacacacacacagtgcaacaAAGCAAGCCCCCTCCAGCTCCCATAAATGA